Proteins found in one Bacteroidota bacterium genomic segment:
- the sucC gene encoding ADP-forming succinate--CoA ligase subunit beta, with protein sequence MNLHEYQGKQILKSFGVSIQEGKVAETVEQAFEVAKELQKETNTPIWIVKAQVHAGGRGKAGGVKMAKTLDDVKEKAKAILGMNLVSRQTGPHGKIVHKVLIAQDVYYPGETPTKEYYMSVLLNRAIGRNMIIYSQEGGMEIEEVAAKTPERIFKEEIDPKVGLKDFQCRKIAFNLGLSGEAFKNMTKCVASLYKAYESIDASLFEINPLLKTSDNKIVAVDSKVALDENALYRHPDYAAMRDKLEEDPTEVEAGEHELNYVKLDGNVGCMVNGAGLAMATMDIIKLSGGEPANFLDVGGTANAQRVEVAFRIILKDPNVKAILVNIFGGIVRCDRVAQGIVDAYKNMGNISVPIIVRLQGTNAVEAKKIIDNSGLKVHSAIELQEAADLVQKVLK encoded by the coding sequence ATGAACCTCCACGAATATCAAGGCAAACAAATCTTAAAAAGTTTCGGTGTTTCCATTCAGGAAGGCAAAGTTGCCGAAACAGTAGAACAAGCATTTGAAGTTGCAAAAGAACTTCAGAAAGAAACCAACACTCCCATCTGGATTGTGAAAGCGCAGGTGCACGCAGGCGGAAGAGGAAAAGCCGGAGGAGTGAAGATGGCGAAAACGCTGGATGATGTAAAAGAAAAAGCAAAAGCAATTCTCGGGATGAATCTTGTTTCGCGACAAACAGGACCTCACGGAAAAATTGTTCACAAGGTTTTGATTGCACAGGATGTTTACTATCCCGGAGAAACTCCTACAAAAGAATATTACATGAGCGTGCTGCTCAACCGCGCGATTGGAAGAAACATGATTATCTATTCTCAGGAAGGCGGAATGGAAATTGAAGAAGTGGCAGCAAAAACTCCTGAACGGATTTTTAAAGAAGAAATTGATCCCAAAGTTGGCTTGAAAGATTTTCAGTGCAGAAAAATTGCGTTCAATCTCGGACTCAGCGGAGAAGCATTCAAGAATATGACAAAGTGTGTCGCTTCTTTATATAAAGCGTATGAATCCATTGACGCTTCCCTCTTCGAAATAAATCCTCTGCTGAAAACATCCGATAATAAAATTGTTGCGGTTGATTCAAAAGTCGCGCTTGATGAAAACGCATTGTACCGCCATCCTGATTACGCTGCCATGCGCGATAAACTGGAAGAAGACCCAACCGAAGTGGAAGCCGGTGAACACGAACTCAACTATGTAAAGCTCGATGGAAACGTGGGCTGTATGGTGAACGGTGCCGGGCTTGCCATGGCAACCATGGACATCATCAAACTTTCTGGCGGAGAGCCGGCAAACTTTTTAGATGTTGGTGGAACCGCAAACGCTCAGCGTGTTGAAGTTGCATTCCGTATTATTCTGAAAGACCCGAATGTAAAAGCAATCCTTGTAAATATTTTCGGAGGCATTGTGCGCTGCGACCGTGTTGCGCAGGGCATTGTGGATGCTTACAAAAACATGGGCAACATTTCTGTGCCCATCATTGTGCGCCTGCAGGGAACCAATGCGGTGGAAGCAAAAAAGATTATTGATAACTCAGGTCTCAAGGTGCATTCGGCTATTGAATTGCAGGAAGCCGCTGACCTTGTGCAGAAGGTTTTGAAATAG